From one Peptoniphilaceae bacterium AMB_02 genomic stretch:
- a CDS encoding ferritin: MDKKLFENLDEQMNMEYESAYIYKAMAAYAAEEDWTGSEHWFNEQAREEIMHAEKFRNFLHDKGFKISFKGMQAAKTDYKSLLEAFQAALEHEQLITNNIKKLYKEAVEKEDYEVQVFLNWFIEEQVEEEANVGSVVARLEKIGDSTNGLFMMDKALGKRED; this comes from the coding sequence ATGGATAAAAAACTATTTGAAAATTTAGATGAACAAATGAACATGGAGTATGAGTCTGCTTATATATACAAAGCTATGGCTGCATATGCTGCTGAAGAAGATTGGACAGGTTCTGAACACTGGTTTAACGAGCAAGCGAGAGAAGAGATAATGCATGCTGAAAAATTTAGAAACTTCTTACACGATAAGGGTTTCAAAATAAGTTTTAAAGGTATGCAAGCTGCAAAGACCGATTACAAATCTCTATTGGAGGCATTCCAAGCCGCTCTTGAGCATGAACAATTAATCACAAACAATATCAAAAAATTATACAAAGAAGCTGTTGAAAAAGAAGATTATGAGGTACAAGTTTTCCTTAACTGGTTTATAGAGGAACAAGTTGAAGAGGAAGCAAATGTTGGCTCAGTTGTAGCAAGACTTGAAAAAATAGGTGACAGCACTAACGGATTGTTCATGATGGACAAAGCCTTAGGAAAAAGAGAAGATTAG
- a CDS encoding S41 family peptidase: protein MDKPRKNRRRRKVRINYTRLIISIIVLLLIIFILFTGVKALFKRASSGSTSKDNTAVETDTSEQNKLNPDGQLSPKSKLEDFEFVNNLILNSHPYYDENVSKKQIDWKKVTETYKKKITDSQKDQQFIDAITQFVSQLNDEQTHILNYDFYNYLLTKYNAEKNTQWLKPLNLESVKSRYNVLSTEEIDNLITEKSSNTAGSNLILDTPIVGQLAYIKVKSFDERHKANDGKSIMDFLNSINTYKNLVIDITNVKDGLNSYWIDNLVAPLISSENSVSGRIAKKDDTFKDFLDYAYKNKHRYITFGDEFPIGELPLELNVQSYVRDKFKNYKRFDITVEPKDSVGYEGKIFLLQDKKVYGAADTFAQFCKSTGFATIMGTTTRGYGMNAEIEPVLVALPNSGLILRMPTVMGLNYDGTGTALGGTPPDIEINKDVIDLKEIIDYIN from the coding sequence ATGGATAAACCTAGAAAAAATAGAAGGCGCAGAAAAGTTAGGATTAACTACACCAGGCTAATTATTAGTATTATTGTGTTATTATTAATCATTTTTATACTATTTACAGGCGTCAAAGCTCTATTTAAAAGAGCATCATCAGGTAGCACTTCGAAAGATAATACTGCTGTGGAAACCGATACTTCAGAACAGAACAAATTAAATCCTGATGGACAATTGAGCCCAAAAAGTAAATTAGAAGATTTTGAGTTCGTCAACAATCTAATACTAAATTCACATCCTTACTATGATGAAAATGTAAGTAAAAAACAGATAGATTGGAAAAAAGTAACCGAGACCTATAAGAAAAAAATTACCGATAGCCAAAAAGATCAACAGTTTATCGATGCAATCACCCAATTTGTTTCCCAGTTAAACGATGAGCAAACGCATATCCTTAATTACGACTTTTACAACTACCTTTTGACTAAGTATAATGCAGAAAAAAATACTCAATGGCTGAAACCGTTAAATTTAGAATCAGTGAAAAGCAGATATAATGTACTATCGACAGAAGAAATCGATAATCTGATTACCGAAAAATCGTCAAACACCGCGGGATCCAATCTAATTCTGGATACCCCCATTGTGGGACAACTTGCATATATTAAAGTTAAGAGTTTTGATGAAAGACATAAAGCTAACGACGGTAAAAGTATTATGGATTTTCTAAACTCGATTAATACTTATAAAAATCTTGTAATAGATATTACAAATGTAAAAGACGGATTAAATTCCTATTGGATAGATAATCTTGTTGCTCCACTTATAAGTTCTGAGAATTCAGTTTCTGGACGTATTGCCAAAAAGGACGATACATTCAAAGACTTCCTTGACTATGCGTATAAGAATAAACATCGGTACATAACTTTCGGTGATGAGTTCCCTATCGGGGAACTCCCTCTTGAATTGAATGTACAAAGTTATGTTAGAGATAAATTTAAGAATTATAAAAGATTTGATATTACTGTTGAACCGAAGGATTCAGTAGGATATGAAGGTAAAATTTTCCTATTGCAAGATAAAAAAGTATACGGCGCTGCAGATACATTCGCTCAATTTTGTAAATCAACTGGATTCGCTACAATTATGGGAACCACTACCAGAGGTTATGGTATGAATGCAGAAATTGAACCGGTTTTGGTAGCTCTGCCAAATAGTGGATTGATACTTAGAATGCCTACCGTCATGGGTCTTAATTATGATGGTACTGGAACCGCGCTTGGAGGGACACCCCCCGATATCGAAATCAATAAAGATGTCATTGATTTGAAAGAAATAATCGATTATATTAACTAA